The DNA window TTTAAAGACTACTTCTTTGAGACGGTTTCCATCAACCTATGTATCATGGTATAAATAGTTAAAATCACTGAAGAACTTGTGGTCAAAACTGAAGAAAAAAGCTCGATGAACATGAttaaaatagcaaaagtacCTTCTTTAGAATATCCCTGTATATCGGTAAGATTGCTTCTGCATTTTTCTTGTATATTTTCAAACGTGACTTGACCTGAATGTACACATTTACAATTCATGATGTAATAAAAAAAGGGGTTTTGAGAAGTCATCAATCCTTTGATAGAAAAATCAAATTGTATTGACACACATACACGCCTATTAAAATATCTGCAGGTCAAAGCATGTCCAAAATGGGGGCATGGggtaaaaagataattaattCATCTCAAACGTAAATAAAGTGTAACTAGAAAACACTTGCATAATGATAATTGCAAATCTCTTCTCACTTCATACCTATACAATATGCTAGATTCTACAATCTATTCAGTTTTGGACTCAAGAATTGCTGAGATTAGTTAAATTTTAGTAATTTCAGACTTCTCTCATATTGAAAACCCACAAATGTTCACAGGTACTAGTAACTCTTGCAACAAAAGTTGCCAGCAGGTGGCTATAATGAAAACTACAAATAGGAATCTAAACCTGTAAGTTGTCGACTGGATTCAGTTTAAGAACATCAAGTATGATATCCTAATTAGAGTGATTTTTTGGCTAAGGTCTCTATATGCACATTGTTGTAAAAGTGCAGCAACCTGGTCAACTTACCTTCTCCTCAGTATCATCAGGTCGAGTGACAAGCCTATCTCTAATTTCGTCATTCTCTGGAGGGAAGTTAGTAATGTGGTATATTTTTCCCGTTACAGGATCTAGCCTTCTGCCAACACCTCTGTCTACTAGAATCTCATCAGGAACCTAATTGCAACGAGGTAAGATTCTTTGCTAAATTTTGGAACTATACAAACCAGCAGTGAACAAAATATTGAATTAGCGAGCAAGTGAAAATACATCAAGCACAATATAGACATCAGGTCTAATCTTCATTTCCTCCAGGCTCTGCGCTTGAGCAAAACTTCTGGGGTACCCGTCCAGAAGCCAACCGTTTTCTTTAGCATCTTTCTGTGCTAATCGTGCTTTTACCATCTGGAAGGCAAAAAGTGTCAAGACATTTTTATATTCACAAGAAAGAAAGCAACGAAACAGGCAACAACCAAAAGCATGTCCTCCGCTGTCATACAGCAGTCACAATCTCATCTGGTACGAGTCGACCAGAACTCATGTACTCCTTTGCCCTGTTTCCGCTGTCACTGCCAGCTGCTACTTCAGCACGTAAAAGGTCTCCAGTTGATACGTGCACCAATCCAAACTGAAGAACAAGACAGGGGAATGTAATCATGGtggaaaacaaagcaaaaaaaaatttcctcagagcaatgaataaagaaaatcaagtcacCTTCTTGACAATCATCTCACACTGAGTCCCTTTACCAGACCCAGGAGGCCCAGATATCATCACCTTCAAGGGCTCACCTTTTGAGCATATGACCTTTAACCCCTGCTCCCCCAGGAAAGCGTTCAGCAATCAATAAAATGGACTTCAAAAACCAACGTGTTTGTATAATAGTATATTGCTCTCGTGCAAACCAAAGCTGGAAGTAAAGGGACAAACCTGCTTACTACATTCTTTTTAACTAATTAAAATTGCGGTTCGAGTTGGGCTTGATTGTTATTCGCGCTGAACTGAAACAAGCTTTTCCCGAGCCAAactcagatttttttttttgggtaatcaGCAAAGATTAAGGAGCTAATTTGAATACTTAACCAAACAGATATTTTGTTCGGGTTTTGTTTGATCATTAGACGAGCCAAATACTACACCTACCTCATGGTACTGATCAAGTAAGCTTAGTTTGTCTTTCAGTCTTAGTAAAACAACAACAATGCTtgcttacccaaaaaaaaaaaaaaacaagaagaagaagaatgctATTAAAAGAACTGCGGTGTGGTATGTACTAACCTTATGCTTGGGTTTAGGATTGAGATTGATAGATGCATCATGGAAGCTGCACGATGAAAGTCTCAGCTTagaagcagaagaagaggaTAACGATGGTGATGATGCGAAGGAGAGGGAAAGGCAAAAGGGGGAAGTAGAGAGACGGGGAGTTGAAGAAGGGAAACTGTGACGGTGGGGAAGAGACTGTGAACAGTTTAACATCATCACAGCAGAAGCAGTGAACTCAATCTAACTGGTAACTGGTACTTCCACTTCCAGtttcagatttcttttttttttttttttaaaggtgcAAAGAGGAAACTGGGAAGAGCAGCAGGGGAGCTTTTGAGAGCGCCAGAATTAACGAACGATGCTCACCACACACCCCGCAACCGTCCCTGCCCCGAGTCCCCTTCCCCTTGTCCTGCTGGATCCTGTAGCCCATGCCCTGCTGGACCAATACCCTTTtacctctttctttcttttttcttttcctttgttccaatttattttttttagggtACGTAATATTGACATGATGAGAATGAACTAATTCCCTCCTAGTCATTTGATGGTTTCCTTACAGTTTTTATTACTACTAGTGTCGCaaagttttttttgtttgtttttgtttgagTACTTAGTGTAGCAAAGTGATAATGGTCCAATTTAGGTCCCAAGTTTTACAATGCTAAACATCTCTCATGTAAATATGTAATGGTCGGGGAGGATTTCCgcattaaacaaaataaataaatcaataaatctccttcttcaatattgtggCCGAGAGTAAAACGCTTAAGGCAGCCAAGTCCCTCCTGCAGCCTATATATTTGAAGGCACGAGTCAGTGGCGAAAAGGAAATGGCCAACTACACAAGAACTTTTGTTGCCCCAAacccttgttttcctttcatgTTTGGGCTTTGTAGCTGTGAATAGAAAGGGAATTGGACTACAAGTTGCAGGAAGCCTGATGCAGCCTTTCTCAAAGCAGAACCTATACACTAGTCAGGCAGATGAAATTTAGTCAACGCAGAAAGAATTTTCGTTCAATGCAGAACTGAGAACTTATCACATTTTCGTTCAATATTATCTCACCTAAAAATCACAAGATTGCCCTGATTAGAAgcttaataagaaaaatataaataataaaactgAAGTTTACCTACTGGTCAGCAGTGCCACCACTACCAGCTACTCAACCTACAATAATCTTTCAACGAGTAAtggtgactctttttttttcttcccattcCTTTAATTGTTTCCCCAATGGAAACTTAATATAATATGGCGGCATTAGTTTTGGCTACTGCAGCTCTAGTCCATGTCGTACTGGGCTGCTCCTAAATTTCACTTGCTGCCTAACTCTATAGCACCTAATCTCAGTTCTTCAGGGTTAGGTAGGCCTAATTGGAAAACGTAGAGAAGCTTATATAGGCTTTGGCATCAAAAGTAGAAGGTACCCACGCTAATACTTCCATTACAACATCCACGCTTTTGGCGTAAGTGCCACCTGTTACATTAACACCTGTTATTCATGTACAATTGATGTCAGTTTCATTTAGCGCATCTTTGAATCATATTTGCGCCTTTTTGAGTAGTCATTTTGGTGAGGGATCTTGCGCAACGCCTTTCTTTATGGTCGGTTCTTCAGGGGAATAATCTCCAGACATGGATATGGTACATTGGGGCATCGAACCGCTGCTACGTTCCATTGCAGGCCAATTCGAACACAATGACCGAAATCGAGTGCTCTTTTTTTTGACAGTAATCGAGCGTTATTCGAGCCACATCAACATTTTGAACTAGGCGTACCAAACATCGTACCAAagtcaaaagttaatacatacaTGTCAAGAAAAATACCTTCATGTCATAAATCTTTTAACATGTAATAAGCAGTAATGAAAAATTCTAAATACCGACTGCATGCCTATTGTGATCTCACAGGCCAACCCCTACCGATATTCAAACTACCCAACTATGTTTTCACCCCAACATGCTGCCCTGAAACAGTCCTTGGCTATAAAGAGTTCAACGAAAATTGAAAGGATGATTGTGTATTTCATATTCTCTAGGAAACGACATTGACGACAAATGAAAGGCAAAAGAAGCATTACAATGGCTGTCTGTTTCTCCTATGCCGTTACTGCTGCTGCCCTTCGGAAGACAGCCCCCTTTGAAGCCAAAACTTCTTAATCCAACTTCACTGACGAGAACAAGTAATGCACAAACCAAAAAGAAGATAGGAACCCAACTGCGCCTGTGGCAAGCATAATTGCTATCACCATGAAGAGCGAATATCCCAGGTAAAGGGTGGCAGAAACAGGTCCACTCAGACTCTTGAGATCAAATATTAGGTAGTTAACGGAGTACAGAAATATGTAAATTGCAACAGAACCGGATGCAAAGAATGACTTCCACCACCATTTCCAGTCCTCCACACAGAGATGCATATAGGTCAGAACAAGGGACACTTCAGCACAAACCACAACGAGGAGGATCAAAACAACGAAGAGAAATCCAAAAACATAGTAGACACGACCCATCCAGAGGCTGGACATGATGAAAAAGAGCTCAATGAAAAGCGTACCAAACGGGAGAGTTCCAGCCCCTAAAACTAAAAGCCAAGATGGATATTTCTGAGGTGGGATTTCTCGTGGAATCTGGTTTGTTCTAACTGGATATTCAATATGAGGTGCTTTTGCTCCAAAGTAACCACCAACAAGGGTGAGGGGTACAGAAATGCAGAACCACAGCAAGATAAGGATGACAAACAGTGAAAATGGAATGGCTCCTGTGCTATGACTACCCCATAATAAGAAATTCAAGACAGTTAAAATAAGGAAAGCGATACCAGGGAAGAAACATGAAACCTTCCATGAAACAGAAACCCATCCTTTGTGATCACCACAGAAGATTGTCCTCCACATACGAACAGCCACATAACCAGCTGCAATTCCTAGAATCATGTAGAAGAACAGCATGCCTGTAATCAACGTTCCGCGTGAAGCAGGAGACATGAATCCAAGGGCAGCAAACAAAATTGTCACAACTGCCATCCCAAGAATCTGGATCCCATCCCCAACCATCACACACAAAAGTGCTGGATTACTGGGGGCCCGGAAAACATCACCAACCACAAGCTTCCACCCAGATAACTCCTCATTCATCTGGGCTTGAGCTTCCTTGTCAAGCTCTTCATACCGAGTCAGATCTCGCTTAACTGTCCTCAAAAAGATCACAAACACGATTCCAGCCAAGAAAGTGATC is part of the Coffea eugenioides isolate CCC68of chromosome 6, Ceug_1.0, whole genome shotgun sequence genome and encodes:
- the LOC113774836 gene encoding transmembrane 9 superfamily member 11 — translated: MESSRKIKIWVLFICMISQLGHGFYLPGSYPHKYGIGDFLNVKVNSLTSIETELPFSYYSLPFCHPKEGVKDSAENLGELLMGDRIENSPYRFKMYNNETEVFLCQTKPLSGEEFKLLKKRIDEMYQVNLILDNLPAIRYTRKEGYFLRWTGYPVGIKVQDVYYVFNHLKFTVLVHKYEDTNVARVMGTGDGAEVIPFGNAGSDAPGYMVVGFEVVPCSFQHNADSLKNLNIYDKYPSPVKCDPSIVSMPIKENEPVAFTYEVSFVERDIKWPSRWDAYLKMEGAKVHWFSILNSLMVITFLAGIVFVIFLRTVKRDLTRYEELDKEAQAQMNEELSGWKLVVGDVFRAPSNPALLCVMVGDGIQILGMAVVTILFAALGFMSPASRGTLITGMLFFYMILGIAAGYVAVRMWRTIFCGDHKGWVSVSWKVSCFFPGIAFLILTVLNFLLWGSHSTGAIPFSLFVILILLWFCISVPLTLVGGYFGAKAPHIEYPVRTNQIPREIPPQKYPSWLLVLGAGTLPFGTLFIELFFIMSSLWMGRVYYVFGFLFVVLILLVVVCAEVSLVLTYMHLCVEDWKWWWKSFFASGSVAIYIFLYSVNYLIFDLKSLSGPVSATLYLGYSLFMVIAIMLATGAVGFLSSFWFVHYLFSSVKLD
- the LOC113774946 gene encoding adenylate kinase 5, chloroplastic isoform X2; translated protein: MMLNCSQSLPHRHSFPSSTPRLSTSPFCLSLSFASSPSLSSSSASKLRLSSCSFHDASINLNPKPKHKGLKVICSKGEPLKVMISGPPGSGKGTQCEMIVKKFGLVHVSTGDLLRAEVAAGSDSGNRAKEYMSSGRLVPDEIVTAMVKARLAQKDAKENGWLLDGYPRSFAQAQSLEEMKIRPDVYIVLDVPDEILVDRGVGRRLDPVTGKIYHITNFPPENDEIRDRLVTRPDDTEEKVKSRLKIYKKNAEAILPIYRDILKKVDGNRLKEVVFKDVETLLLHVKENEETEKLVVGSDNYLVRPTSSKESWRGIPTRLNNIPHSREIREYFYNDVLQATTRAINDGKTRLKVEINIPELNPEMDVYRIGTLMELVRTVALSFADDGKHVKVCVQGSMGQGALAGMPLQLAGSRKILEFMDWGEYGAKDTFIKIGSIGAKEVDEEDDMYILVAPQNAVGNCIIDDLKAMTDAAGTRPVVLVNPRLKDVPGSSGIMQTMGREKRLEYAASFEICYVFRLLYYAGTQYPIMGALRNDISGCPIHMLTSYSRG